From one Felis catus isolate Fca126 chromosome E2, F.catus_Fca126_mat1.0, whole genome shotgun sequence genomic stretch:
- the NOSIP gene encoding nitric oxide synthase-interacting protein: MTRHGKNCTAGAVYTYHEKKKDTAASGYGTQNIRLSRDAVKDFDCCCLSLQPCHDPVVTPDGYLYEREAILEYILHQKKEIARQMKAYEKQRGARREEQKELQRAAAQDQVRGFLEKEAAIVSRPLNPFTPKAAPETGPDDARPGASAGPTGKDKDKALPSFWIPSLTPEAKATKLEKPSRTVTCPMSGKPLRMSDLTPVRFTPLDSSVDRVGLITRSERYVCAVTRDSLSNATPCAVLRPSGAVVTLECVEKLIRKDMVDPVNGEKLTDQDIIVLQRGGTGFAGSGVKLQAEKSRPVMQA; the protein is encoded by the exons aTGACCCGGCACGGCAAGAACTGCACGGCAGGGGCCGTCTATACCTACCACGAGAAGAAGAAGGACACAG CGGCCTCAGGCTATGGGACCCAGAACATTCGACTGAGCCGGGATGCTGTCAAGGACTTTGACTGCTGCTGCCTCTCTCTGCAGCCCTGCCACGACCCTGTCGTCAC CCCGGATGGTTACCTGTACGAGCGTGAGGCGATCCTGGAGTACATTTTGCACCAGAAGAAGGAGATCGCCCGGCAGATGAAG GCCTACGAGAAGCAGCGGGGTGCCCGGCGTGAGGAACAGAAGGAGCTGCAGCGGGCGGCGGCGCAGGACCAGGTGcggggcttcctggagaaggaggcAGCCATCGTGAGCCGGCCCCTCAACCCCTTCACGCCCAAGGCCGCCCCTGAGACTGGTCCAG ATGATGCCCGCCCCGGGGCCAGTGCAGGCCCCACGGGCAAGGACAAGGACAAAGCACTGCCCAGCTTCTGGATCCCGTCGCTGACCCCCGAGGCCAAGGCCACCAAGCTGGAGAAGCCT TCGCGCACCGTGACCTGCCCCATGTCTGGGAAGCCGCTGCGCATGTCTGATCTGACACCCGTGCGCTTCACGCCGCTGGACAGCTCCGTGGACCGCGTGGGGCTCATCACACGCAGTGAGCGCTACGTGTGCGCGGTGACCCGCGACAGCCTGAGCAACGCCACGCCTTGCGCTGTGCTGAGGCCCTC TGGGGCCGTGGTCACCCTGGAGTGCGTGGAGAAGTTGATTCGCAAAGACATGGTAGACCCCGTGAACGGGGAGAAGCTGACGGACCAGGACATCATCGTGCTGCAGCGG ggcgGCACCGGCTTCGCGGGCTCCGGAGTGAAGCTGCAGGCTGAGAAGTCCAGGCCGGTGATGCAGGCCTGA